Proteins from one Streptomyces sp. NBC_00289 genomic window:
- a CDS encoding cytochrome b/b6 domain-containing protein, translating to MSVRAEAATPPASLIRRFGRAQRWVHRTTAALMGVCVVTAACLYVPQLAEIVGRRELIVRVHEWAGLALPVPVLAGLVSRGFRADLGFLNRFGPHDRVWLRAALRRDKRRSSRPAGKFNAGQKIYAAWIAGATLVMLGTGLLMWFTHLTPLMWRTSATFVHDWLALTVGIVVAGHIGMAIGDPGARRGLRTGSVSKEWAEREHPLWRP from the coding sequence ATGAGCGTACGAGCTGAGGCGGCGACGCCGCCGGCCTCCCTGATCCGCCGCTTCGGCCGGGCGCAGCGCTGGGTGCACCGCACGACGGCCGCCCTGATGGGCGTGTGCGTGGTCACGGCGGCCTGTCTGTACGTCCCCCAGCTCGCCGAGATCGTCGGGCGCCGCGAGCTGATCGTCCGGGTCCACGAGTGGGCCGGGCTCGCCCTGCCCGTACCCGTCCTGGCCGGCCTCGTCTCCCGCGGTTTCCGCGCCGACCTGGGCTTCCTGAACCGCTTCGGCCCGCACGACCGGGTCTGGCTGCGGGCCGCCCTGCGCCGCGACAAGCGGCGGTCGTCCCGCCCGGCGGGCAAGTTCAACGCGGGGCAGAAGATCTACGCGGCCTGGATCGCCGGGGCCACGCTGGTGATGCTCGGCACCGGACTGCTGATGTGGTTCACCCACCTCACCCCGCTGATGTGGCGCACCAGCGCGACCTTCGTCCACGACTGGCTGGCCCTGACCGTCGGCATCGTGGTGGCCGGCCACATCGGCATGGCGATCGGCGACCCGGGAGCCCGCCGCGGCCTGCGCACGGGTTCGGTGAGCAAGGAGTGGGCGGAACGCGAGCATCCGCTGTGGCGGCCTTGA
- a CDS encoding gluconokinase, translating to MRTPHVEVVMGVAGTGKTTIGPLLAARLGVPYAEGDDFHPPANIAKMSAGTPLDDADRWPWLDAIGSWAHDRAGLGGVVSCSALKRSYRDRLRAVAPGITFLHLAGDRQLIEGRMAHRQGHFMPTALLDSQFATLQPLGADEAGVAVDVSGSPEEITERAATALGTLPAPRR from the coding sequence ATGCGTACCCCGCACGTGGAGGTGGTGATGGGCGTCGCGGGCACGGGCAAGACCACGATCGGTCCCCTGCTCGCGGCCCGGCTGGGCGTCCCGTACGCCGAGGGCGACGATTTCCACCCGCCGGCCAACATCGCCAAGATGTCGGCCGGAACCCCGCTCGACGACGCGGACAGGTGGCCGTGGCTCGACGCCATCGGCTCCTGGGCGCACGACCGGGCCGGGCTCGGCGGGGTGGTCAGCTGCTCCGCGCTGAAGCGGTCGTACCGCGACCGGCTCAGGGCCGTGGCACCCGGAATCACGTTCCTGCACCTCGCGGGCGACCGGCAGCTCATCGAGGGCCGGATGGCGCACCGGCAGGGGCACTTCATGCCGACGGCGCTGCTGGACTCGCAGTTCGCCACGCTCCAGCCGCTCGGCGCGGACGAGGCCGGGGTGGCCGTGGACGTCTCCGGCAGCCCCGAGGAGATCACCGAGCGGGCCGCCACGGCGCTCGGCACCCTTCCCGCGCCGCGCCGGTAA
- a CDS encoding molybdopterin-dependent oxidoreductase, protein MNSQQPEERGKPVGRRVVLGTLGLGALGVVAAPTLQRGLESFLGSAADKDPTGLTGLLPNGGGFRYYSVTSSVPHRNAENYRLTVDGLVDRPRDYTLADLRALPQTRLVKDVQCVTGWRVPGTPFEGVRLSRILDAAGVRASAGAVRFRCFDGAYTESLTLDQARRSDVLVALRMQDKDLGHSHGGPVRLYVAPMYFYKSAKWLSGITVTEDVKPGYWEERGYDVDAWVGRSNGRDDERTS, encoded by the coding sequence GTGAACTCGCAACAGCCCGAGGAGCGGGGCAAGCCCGTCGGCCGCCGCGTCGTCCTCGGCACTCTCGGCCTGGGCGCTCTCGGCGTCGTCGCCGCGCCCACCCTGCAACGCGGTCTGGAGTCCTTCCTCGGCAGCGCCGCGGACAAGGACCCCACGGGCCTGACGGGCCTGCTCCCGAACGGCGGCGGCTTCCGCTACTACTCGGTCACCTCCTCGGTGCCCCACAGGAACGCCGAGAACTACCGTCTCACCGTCGACGGCCTCGTCGACCGTCCGAGGGACTACACGCTCGCCGACCTCCGGGCGCTGCCCCAGACCCGGCTGGTCAAGGACGTCCAGTGCGTCACGGGCTGGCGCGTCCCCGGGACCCCCTTCGAGGGCGTACGGCTGTCCCGGATCCTGGACGCCGCGGGGGTCCGCGCCTCGGCCGGGGCGGTGCGCTTCCGCTGCTTCGACGGCGCGTACACCGAGAGCCTCACCCTCGACCAGGCCCGCCGCTCCGACGTCCTGGTCGCACTGCGCATGCAGGACAAGGACCTCGGCCACTCCCACGGCGGCCCGGTCCGGCTCTACGTGGCCCCCATGTACTTCTACAAGTCCGCCAAGTGGCTCTCCGGCATCACCGTCACCGAGGACGTGAAGCCGGGCTACTGGGAGGAACGCGGCTACGACGTCGACGCCTGGGTCGGCCGTTCGAACGGGCGGGACGATGAGCGTACGAGCTGA
- a CDS encoding M1 family metallopeptidase: MAVQQSAGADPYFPANGDPRYRVHRYELALDYRPGPNRLSGTARINAIAGRTPLAEFHLNLADFRVGRVRVDGRQPHYTHRGGRLRIRPAKPVRAGATFTVEVQWSGNPRPVASPWGGLGWEELADGALVASQPVGAPSWYPCNDRPADKASYQISITTPSAYAVVAGGRLLTRTTKASTTTWVYEQSAPTSSYLVGLSIGKYQTVLLGDPGLGGVPQHGHIPAHLLPEFSRDFARQPAMMHLFQQLFGPYPFDEYAVVVTEEELDVPVEAQGLSLFGANHVDGARGSERLVAHELAHQWFGNSVSIADWRHIWLNEGFAKYAEWLWSERSGGRTAQQLAAAAHRSLSSLPQDLRLADPGRKSMFDDRLYVRGGLTVHAVRCAMGDEAFFRMLRGWAGLHRGGSVTTATFTAHVARFAAEPQEELFEAWVYGTALPPLPTG; the protein is encoded by the coding sequence GTGGCAGTTCAGCAGTCCGCGGGTGCGGACCCGTACTTCCCGGCCAACGGTGATCCCCGTTACCGGGTGCACCGCTACGAGCTCGCGCTGGACTACCGCCCCGGCCCCAACCGCCTGTCGGGGACGGCCCGGATCAACGCCATAGCGGGCCGCACGCCGCTCGCCGAGTTCCATCTCAACCTGGCCGACTTCCGGGTGGGCCGGGTCCGCGTGGACGGCCGGCAGCCGCACTACACGCACCGGGGCGGCAGGCTGCGCATCCGTCCCGCGAAGCCGGTCCGGGCCGGGGCCACGTTCACCGTGGAGGTGCAGTGGTCGGGCAATCCCAGGCCGGTCGCCAGCCCGTGGGGCGGCCTCGGCTGGGAGGAACTGGCGGACGGGGCGCTGGTGGCGAGCCAGCCGGTGGGGGCGCCGTCCTGGTACCCGTGCAACGACCGGCCGGCCGACAAGGCGTCGTACCAGATCTCGATCACCACGCCCTCGGCGTACGCGGTGGTGGCGGGCGGGCGGCTGCTGACGCGTACCACCAAGGCGAGCACGACCACCTGGGTGTACGAGCAGTCGGCGCCGACGTCCAGCTATCTGGTCGGGCTGTCGATCGGGAAGTACCAGACGGTGCTGCTGGGCGATCCCGGGCTCGGCGGGGTGCCGCAGCACGGGCACATTCCCGCGCATCTGCTCCCCGAGTTCTCGCGGGACTTCGCGCGGCAGCCCGCGATGATGCACCTGTTCCAGCAGCTCTTCGGGCCGTACCCGTTCGACGAGTACGCGGTGGTGGTGACCGAGGAGGAGCTCGATGTCCCGGTCGAGGCCCAGGGGTTGTCGCTGTTCGGCGCCAACCACGTGGACGGGGCGCGGGGTTCGGAGCGGCTGGTGGCGCACGAGCTGGCGCACCAGTGGTTCGGCAACAGCGTGTCCATCGCGGACTGGCGGCACATCTGGCTGAACGAGGGGTTCGCGAAGTACGCCGAGTGGTTGTGGTCGGAGCGCTCGGGCGGGCGTACGGCCCAGCAACTGGCCGCCGCCGCGCACCGGTCGCTGTCCTCGCTGCCGCAGGATCTGCGGCTGGCCGACCCGGGGCGCAAGTCGATGTTCGACGACCGGCTCTACGTACGCGGCGGGCTGACGGTGCACGCCGTGCGGTGCGCGATGGGCGACGAGGCGTTCTTCCGGATGCTGCGCGGCTGGGCCGGGCTGCACCGGGGCGGCTCCGTCACCACGGCGACGTTCACCGCGCACGTGGCCCGCTTCGCGGCGGAGCCGCAGGAGGAGCTGTTCGAGGCCTGGGTGTACGGGACGGCGCTGCCGCCGCTGCCCACCGGGTAG
- a CDS encoding SDR family oxidoreductase: MSHPLFDISGRTALVTGSSRGIGLALARGLLEAGCTVVLNGRDGERLTKAAAELPGNVRTAVFDVTDGASVAAGIAEVEQRVGPLDILVNNAGMQLRAPLLEFTYSDWHRILDTNLTSAFLVGREAARRMTERGHGKIINICSLQSEVARPGIAPYAATKGALKMLTKGMCADWGPSGVQVNGLGPGYIETELTKPLVEDEEFSAWVRRRTPAGRWGRTEDLVGGLLFLASPAADFVGGQVLYVDGGMTSVL; this comes from the coding sequence ATGAGTCACCCTCTGTTCGACATCAGCGGCCGTACGGCCCTGGTCACGGGCTCCAGCCGGGGCATCGGCCTCGCCCTCGCCCGTGGCCTGCTGGAGGCGGGCTGCACGGTCGTCCTCAACGGGCGGGACGGCGAACGCCTCACCAAGGCGGCCGCGGAGCTGCCCGGCAACGTCCGTACGGCGGTGTTCGACGTGACCGACGGCGCCTCGGTGGCCGCCGGGATCGCGGAGGTCGAACAGCGGGTGGGCCCGCTGGACATCCTCGTCAACAACGCGGGCATGCAACTGCGCGCTCCCCTCCTGGAGTTCACCTACTCCGACTGGCACCGCATCCTGGACACCAACCTGACGAGCGCGTTCCTGGTGGGCCGGGAAGCGGCCCGCCGGATGACGGAACGCGGCCACGGCAAGATCATCAACATCTGTTCACTGCAGAGCGAGGTGGCCCGGCCCGGCATCGCGCCCTACGCGGCCACCAAGGGCGCCCTGAAGATGCTGACCAAGGGCATGTGCGCGGACTGGGGCCCCTCCGGCGTGCAGGTCAACGGTCTCGGCCCCGGTTACATCGAGACCGAGCTGACCAAACCCCTCGTCGAGGACGAGGAGTTCAGCGCCTGGGTGCGCCGGCGGACCCCGGCCGGCCGCTGGGGCCGCACCGAGGACCTGGTGGGCGGACTGCTGTTCCTCGCCTCACCCGCCGCGGACTTCGTCGGCGGACAGGTGCTGTACGTCGACGGCGGCATGACGAGCGTGCTCTGA
- a CDS encoding FadR/GntR family transcriptional regulator, with protein sequence MSTPGRGLHGHVLDTLGPAITAGEYPPGSVLRTDELAQRFEVSRSVMREAVRVLESMHLVESRRRVGVTVRAKREWNVYDPQVIRWRLAGADRPQQLRSLTVLRSAIEPVAAGLAAKHATAEQCAELTECALGMVANSRGHRLQEYLVHDMAFHRVILGASGNEMFARLGDVVAEVLAGRTHHEVMFEDPDPAAVTLHVQVAEAVREGDGVRAEELTREITVGALHELDILAP encoded by the coding sequence ATGAGCACACCGGGCCGGGGTCTGCACGGCCATGTACTGGACACCCTCGGCCCCGCGATCACAGCGGGTGAGTACCCTCCCGGCAGCGTTCTGCGCACGGACGAGCTGGCTCAGCGGTTCGAGGTGTCACGCTCGGTGATGCGCGAGGCGGTCCGCGTGCTCGAGTCGATGCACCTGGTGGAGTCCCGCCGCCGGGTGGGCGTGACGGTGCGCGCCAAGCGCGAGTGGAACGTCTACGACCCCCAGGTCATCCGCTGGCGGCTGGCCGGCGCCGACCGCCCGCAACAGCTGCGCTCGCTCACCGTGCTGCGCTCCGCGATCGAGCCGGTCGCCGCGGGCCTGGCCGCCAAGCACGCCACCGCCGAGCAGTGCGCCGAGCTCACCGAGTGCGCCCTCGGCATGGTGGCCAACTCCCGCGGCCACCGGCTCCAGGAGTACCTCGTCCATGACATGGCCTTCCACCGGGTGATCCTGGGGGCGTCGGGCAACGAGATGTTCGCCCGCCTCGGCGACGTCGTCGCGGAGGTCCTGGCCGGCCGCACGCATCACGAGGTCATGTTCGAGGACCCCGACCCGGCCGCCGTCACCCTGCACGTGCAGGTCGCGGAGGCGGTCCGGGAGGGCGACGGAGTACGGGCGGAGGAGCTCACCCGGGAGATCACGGTCGGTGCCCTTCACGAACTGGACATCCTGGCGCCGTAG
- a CDS encoding YchJ family protein has translation MSRRTPQKRRQSASAPAPAPSCPCGLPEPYERCCGRFHRGEGAAPTAEALMRSRYSAFVRRDEEYLLRTWHPRTRPALVEFDPGMRWTGLEILGTGDGSAFHTTGTVTFRASYRGGSLHERSRFERVDGAWVYVDGEFPGE, from the coding sequence ATGTCTCGACGCACCCCGCAGAAGCGGCGGCAGTCCGCCTCCGCTCCCGCTCCCGCCCCGTCCTGCCCTTGCGGTCTTCCCGAGCCGTACGAGAGGTGCTGTGGCCGGTTCCACCGGGGTGAGGGTGCGGCGCCGACGGCGGAGGCGCTCATGCGTTCGCGCTACAGCGCCTTCGTACGGCGGGACGAGGAGTACCTGCTGCGGACCTGGCATCCGCGGACGCGGCCGGCGCTGGTCGAGTTCGATCCGGGAATGCGCTGGACCGGCCTGGAGATCCTCGGGACGGGGGACGGCTCGGCCTTCCACACCACCGGGACGGTGACCTTCCGGGCCTCCTACCGGGGCGGCTCCCTGCACGAGCGGAGCCGGTTCGAGCGGGTCGACGGGGCCTGGGTGTACGTCGACGGGGAGTTCCCCGGCGAGTAG
- a CDS encoding GntP family permease, which produces MTRLSVEMLAADTVEPITSAGHAQLGIAVLAGIAVIVLLITQFKVHAFLALTIGSLALGAFAGAPLDKVIVSFTTGLGTTVAGVGVLIALGAILGKLLADSGGADQIVDTILAKAGGRSMPWAMVLIASVIGLPLFFEVGIVLLIPVVLMVAKRGNYSLMRIGIPALAGLSVMHGLIPPHPGPLVAIDTVKANLGVTLALGILVAIPTVIIAGPVFSKYAARWVDVPVPDRMVPQRPSEELEHRPGFVATIATVLLPVVLMLSKALVDIVVDDPTHTVQRVFDVIGSPLIALLAAVIVGMFTLGRPAGFSKERISRTVELGLAPIASILLIVGAGGGFKQTLIDSGVGQMILEISKDWSIPALLLAWLIAVAIRLATGSATVATISAAGLVAPLAADMSTAHTALLVLAIGAGSLFFSHVNDAGFWLVKEYFGLTVGQTLKTWSVMETIISVVAGGLVLLLSLII; this is translated from the coding sequence GTGACCAGACTCAGCGTCGAGATGCTGGCAGCGGACACCGTCGAGCCGATCACCTCGGCCGGCCACGCCCAGCTGGGCATAGCCGTGCTGGCGGGCATCGCCGTCATCGTCCTGCTCATCACCCAGTTCAAGGTCCACGCGTTCCTGGCCCTGACCATCGGGTCACTGGCGCTGGGCGCGTTCGCCGGCGCCCCGCTCGACAAGGTCATCGTCAGCTTCACCACCGGGCTCGGCACCACCGTCGCCGGCGTGGGCGTGCTGATCGCCCTCGGCGCGATCCTCGGCAAGCTGCTCGCCGACTCCGGCGGCGCGGACCAGATCGTCGACACGATCCTCGCGAAGGCCGGCGGCCGCTCGATGCCGTGGGCGATGGTGCTGATCGCCTCGGTGATCGGCCTGCCGCTGTTCTTCGAGGTCGGCATCGTGCTGCTGATCCCGGTCGTGCTGATGGTCGCCAAGCGCGGCAACTACTCCCTGATGCGCATCGGCATCCCGGCCCTCGCGGGCCTGTCCGTGATGCACGGCCTGATCCCGCCGCACCCCGGCCCGCTGGTCGCGATCGACACCGTCAAGGCCAACCTCGGGGTGACGCTGGCGCTCGGCATCCTCGTCGCGATCCCGACGGTGATCATCGCCGGGCCGGTGTTCTCGAAGTACGCCGCCCGCTGGGTGGACGTTCCCGTCCCCGACCGCATGGTTCCGCAGCGCCCGTCCGAGGAGCTGGAGCACCGCCCGGGCTTCGTCGCCACCATCGCCACCGTCCTGCTGCCGGTCGTCCTGATGCTGTCCAAGGCGCTGGTCGACATCGTCGTGGACGACCCGACGCACACCGTGCAGCGCGTCTTCGACGTGATCGGCTCCCCGCTGATCGCCCTGCTCGCCGCGGTGATCGTCGGCATGTTCACACTGGGGCGGCCCGCCGGCTTCAGCAAGGAACGGATCTCACGGACCGTGGAGCTGGGTCTCGCGCCCATCGCGAGCATCCTGCTGATCGTCGGTGCGGGCGGCGGCTTCAAGCAGACGCTGATCGACTCCGGCGTGGGCCAGATGATCCTGGAGATCTCCAAGGACTGGTCGATCCCGGCCCTGCTGCTGGCCTGGCTGATCGCGGTGGCGATCCGGCTGGCGACCGGTTCGGCGACCGTGGCGACGATCTCGGCGGCCGGACTGGTCGCCCCGCTCGCCGCCGACATGTCGACGGCGCACACAGCCCTGCTGGTCCTGGCCATCGGCGCCGGCTCGCTCTTCTTCAGCCATGTCAACGACGCCGGATTCTGGCTGGTGAAGGAGTACTTCGGGCTCACCGTCGGCCAGACCCTCAAGACCTGGTCGGTCATGGAGACGATCATCTCGGTGGTCGCCGGCGGCCTGGTCCTGCTCCTCTCACTGATCATCTAG
- a CDS encoding L-idonate 5-dehydrogenase, whose product MLGCVIHGQGDLRVDGLPVPSPGRGQALVAVRYGGVCGSDLHYWRHGGVGDFRLQEPMVLGHEVVGTVVALGEGASGPVPGTPVAVHPATPCGVCPECADGRRNVCRDTRYLGSAARFPHVQGGFAARLVVPVEQLRPLPVGLEPRRAALAEPLSVALHAVRRAGDLTGGHVLVTGAGPIGCLVVAAAKAAGAAHVTVTDLLPTALGYARAVGADTVVRADDPDDAGWPAEADVAVEASGVAAGLDTCLRLVRRGGVVVQLGMLPPGPSPFAGNLVVSREIELRGAFRFDAEFDDALALLATGPAFDSLISAVVPVTEAESAFALAADRGRSCKVLLDFGEL is encoded by the coding sequence GTGCTGGGTTGTGTGATTCACGGTCAGGGAGACCTCAGAGTCGACGGGTTGCCGGTCCCGTCACCCGGCCGCGGCCAGGCGCTCGTCGCCGTCCGCTACGGCGGGGTCTGCGGGTCCGACCTGCACTACTGGCGGCACGGCGGGGTCGGCGACTTCCGGCTCCAAGAGCCGATGGTGCTCGGGCACGAGGTGGTGGGGACGGTCGTCGCCCTCGGTGAGGGTGCGTCAGGACCGGTGCCCGGTACGCCGGTCGCCGTGCATCCGGCCACTCCGTGCGGGGTCTGCCCGGAGTGCGCGGACGGCCGGCGCAACGTCTGCCGGGACACCCGCTACCTCGGCAGCGCGGCGCGTTTCCCGCATGTGCAGGGCGGTTTCGCGGCCCGGCTGGTCGTACCGGTCGAGCAGTTGCGGCCGCTTCCGGTGGGCCTCGAGCCGCGCCGTGCGGCCCTCGCCGAACCCCTTTCGGTGGCCCTGCACGCCGTGCGGCGGGCCGGGGACCTCACCGGCGGGCACGTCCTGGTCACCGGCGCGGGCCCGATCGGCTGCCTGGTGGTCGCGGCCGCGAAGGCGGCGGGCGCCGCCCATGTGACGGTCACCGATCTGCTCCCGACGGCCCTCGGGTACGCCCGCGCCGTCGGCGCCGACACCGTCGTACGGGCGGACGACCCCGACGACGCCGGGTGGCCGGCGGAAGCCGACGTGGCCGTGGAGGCGTCCGGGGTGGCCGCCGGGCTCGACACCTGTCTGCGCCTGGTACGGCGCGGCGGGGTCGTGGTCCAGCTCGGCATGCTGCCCCCGGGGCCCAGCCCGTTCGCCGGCAACCTGGTGGTGAGCCGGGAGATCGAGCTGCGCGGGGCGTTCCGCTTCGACGCCGAGTTCGACGACGCGCTCGCCCTGCTGGCGACCGGGCCCGCGTTCGACTCCCTGATCAGCGCGGTCGTACCGGTCACGGAGGCGGAGTCGGCGTTCGCGCTGGCCGCGGACCGGGGCCGGTCCTGCAAGGTGCTGCTGGACTTCGGCGAGCTCTGA